The genomic DNA AATTGCATCTTTCAACAGAAGGATTAAAATTATGAGTTTTGTCCCTTTGAAAATATTGGCATATCGAATTGGGGAAAGAATCCTATCCAAATTTCCGTTCCGCCTATTAATTTCCTCATAGCCAAGAAGGATCATTAGATGGATTTGCGTCGCTGAAACTCTCACCCGCGATTCAAACATCATTAACTCGATGTCATATTTATCCATTGCTCGTGGAACATGATAGTAGAGGAATGTGCCAAACTAGATGAAAGTAACTTCTCCTCGACTTGTCTACGCCTCAACCGGGACTAACAATTTGGATACAAAGTTTGAAACTTTAcggagaaaattcaaattacacATCGTATTTTACAATGTTTCATTGTAAAACTAATCATTATAATCACTTCcttgaattaaaatttttaaactgTAGTCGGTAAAAACTTCTCATTTGAAACATGCGTAATTCTTAGATTACAATGAAATTACGGTCTTGGAACTTACATTTTATCTCTATAAAAGTAatcttatataatattatcactcatattttcaataatcaAATACATGTACCAAACACAATGATCACACCTTTTGACCTACGATCCACACAAAATGATTCAACGGTTAATTTTTCCTGTAATCCACTTCTGCTGCAATCTAACTCTAAGAATACTGGAGTCAAATGCCTCCTTAGCATCATACATGAATCCATCTCTTTCTTCAAAGTAGCCATTCAAATATATTGCAACAATCGCCTTTCTAGTTCatcttaactattcatattatatagatGATAAAACAAAGCCAACATCATAATCTAAATCTTCTTTAACCCACCCACACCACCCCCCACCTTCTCTTCCTGTTCGTGTTCGAGGATTTTGCTAGTAAACCAACTCGAACTATGAATAGGGCAGCAATGCTACCATCTGCTGATAAGAGATCCAAGAAAATGACAACCTTctttatatgtacatatactACAATTGGCACTGTGAAAGCAGTCTGCAGGTCGGGCAGTACCACTTCCCCTTGAATCTGGTCTCGGGCGTCAAGCCAACACACGAGTAGTGGAACCATTCACCTCCTTGGCACTGTCAAAGTCATCCAAATCAAACATGTTTGGTTAATCGAGAATCAATATTTAGGTACAACATAACCACAGTAATACAGTGATATATAGTTCAGGCATTCAAAACTGGGTATATGGTGTCTGCTGATGTACATAGTTCAGGCATTCGAAACCAGGTATATGGTGTCAGGTGATGTACAGGCTTTTGGGAAAATAAAGAGGAGAGATGCTCACGTTTTCATTGTCACAGGCAATCATATCTCCAAAAGACACCTGAAAAACAGATTGTAATTATGATAATCAGTAAGAATGAGGAGTAAAAATTGTCATATAATTACTGAAGAACCAGATGTGCTTGACTGAGGGACTTTTGAGTCAAACCTGCTGACAGATACAGTATGTAGGCTCGTTTGGATCGACGGGCTGATCGATGTCCAGGTGATTAGCAAATTCTCTCTTATGGCTTCCTGGAGGGGGCATGAGCTCGAAATCCCTGTCTCGGTCCCGATAATGGTCCCAGTCCCTGAAATCAAACCTCCTGGAGAATTGAGATGTTCCAAAATAGGACTTGCGTTTCTCACTTTTAGGGACAAGAGGTAACGGGGGAAGAATTGCTGGTTCATTTGGAGAGATTTTTCCTTCTGAGAACACGAAAGTTAGACAATAAACATAAACTTTAATAGAACCAGATGGA from Punica granatum isolate Tunisia-2019 chromosome 2, ASM765513v2, whole genome shotgun sequence includes the following:
- the LOC116196093 gene encoding PHD finger protein ING2-like isoform X2, with translation MTIWNLRIGSFLLSTDASTLPAELQRLLNTVRELDGRSQSMINQTRQQTKYCLGLSSQGMKKGNASHEEDDAATEKLRKEIEANQDSALCLCTEKVLLARQAFDLIDGHVKRLDEDLNHFAEDLKQEGKISPNEPAILPPLPLVPKSEKRKSYFGTSQFSRRFDFRDWDHYRDRDRDFELMPPPGSHKREFANHLDIDQPVDPNEPTYCICQQVSFGDMIACDNENCQGGEWFHYSCVGLTPETRFKGKWYCPTCRLLSQCQL
- the LOC116196093 gene encoding PHD finger protein ING2-like isoform X3; protein product: MINQTRQQTKYCLGLSSQGMKKGNASHEEDDAATEKLRKEIEANQDSALCLCTEKVLLARQAFDLIDGHVKRLDEDLNHFAEDLKQEGKISPNEPAILPPLPLVPKSEKRKSYFGTSQFSRRFDFRDWDHYRDRDRDFELMPPPGSHKREFANHLDIDQPVDPNEPTYCICQQVSFGDMIACDNENCQGGEWFHYSCVGLTPETRFKGKWYCPTCRLLSQCQL
- the LOC116196093 gene encoding PHD finger protein ING2-like isoform X1; translation: MAIARTGVYVDDYLEYASTLPAELQRLLNTVRELDGRSQSMINQTRQQTKYCLGLSSQGMKKGNASHEEDDAATEKLRKEIEANQDSALCLCTEKVLLARQAFDLIDGHVKRLDEDLNHFAEDLKQEGKISPNEPAILPPLPLVPKSEKRKSYFGTSQFSRRFDFRDWDHYRDRDRDFELMPPPGSHKREFANHLDIDQPVDPNEPTYCICQQVSFGDMIACDNENCQGGEWFHYSCVGLTPETRFKGKWYCPTCRLLSQCQL